One window from the genome of Faecalibacterium sp. HTF-F encodes:
- a CDS encoding SpoVA/SpoVAEb family sporulation membrane protein, which yields MKMTAQEYARRVRRVGPHSPLGTDCLWAFCVGGGICLLGEILRQRYLAMGMEADLAGTLTSCTLIALSAVLTTLGWYQKLAAKAGAGSLVPITGFANAVVSAAIEFKAEGRVLGTGAKMFTIAGPVIVYGTLAAVVYGAVLWVLDTLGMPVLL from the coding sequence ATGAAGATGACAGCACAGGAATATGCGCGCCGGGTGCGGCGTGTGGGGCCGCACTCACCTCTGGGAACAGACTGTCTGTGGGCCTTTTGCGTGGGCGGCGGCATCTGCCTGCTGGGCGAGATACTGCGCCAGCGGTATCTTGCCATGGGGATGGAAGCCGACCTTGCCGGTACCCTGACCAGCTGCACGCTCATTGCCCTTTCGGCGGTGCTTACCACGCTGGGGTGGTATCAGAAGCTGGCGGCAAAGGCGGGGGCCGGGTCGCTGGTGCCCATCACAGGCTTTGCCAACGCAGTGGTCAGCGCAGCCATCGAGTTCAAGGCCGAGGGCCGGGTGCTGGGCACCGGGGCCAAGATGTTCACCATCGCCGGGCCGGTCATCGTATATGGTACGCTGGCGGCGGTGGTGTACGGCGCGGTGCTGTGGGTGCTGGACACGCTGGGGATGCCCGTCCTTTTATAA